Proteins encoded by one window of Streptacidiphilus sp. PB12-B1b:
- a CDS encoding MFS transporter, with translation MTRPANSGPPAEQPPPSSGGSGSSGGSGGVLSLIPARLDRLGWSGFHTRLVIALGVAWVLDGLEITIASNVTSILTQKDTLNLSSASVSFSVGTVYLLGEVAGALFFGWLSDKWGRRNLFMITLGVYLAGGALTACTAGHSHGWVLWLDATRFIAGMGIGGEYAAINSAIDELIPARYRGRVDIAINGTYWGGALLATVFTLAVVNNLPASYAWRVAFLLGPVLGFVIIFVRKNLPESPRWLIMHGRVDEAEAAVAQIERSVDDSGGTLDPVDESKAVKVVAADNIGFVTLARTLFSRYPGRSVLSASLMITQSFLYNAIFFTYTLVLTRIYGVPSGDTAYYFIFFALGNLIGPLTIGRLFDTVGRRKMISGTYFLSGFLLAVSAFLFKAGLLNAVTQTAAWCVIFFFASAGASAAYLTVSEVFPVEVRAKAIAVFFVIAQSFGAFGPWLYGQLIGTGQDHFKLFLGYLIGAGVMIIGAVVEVFLGVDAEGRSLEEISGPSSAEAAPAASPG, from the coding sequence ATGACCAGACCCGCGAATTCTGGACCACCTGCGGAGCAGCCTCCGCCGTCGTCGGGCGGCTCCGGTTCGTCGGGCGGCTCCGGCGGCGTGCTCAGCCTGATCCCGGCCCGGCTGGACCGGCTGGGCTGGTCCGGCTTCCACACCCGGCTGGTGATCGCCCTGGGCGTGGCCTGGGTGCTGGACGGCCTGGAGATCACCATCGCCTCCAACGTCACCAGCATCCTGACCCAGAAGGACACGCTGAACCTGTCCTCGGCGTCGGTCAGCTTCTCCGTCGGCACGGTCTACCTGCTGGGCGAGGTGGCCGGGGCGCTGTTCTTCGGGTGGCTGTCGGACAAGTGGGGCCGACGCAACCTCTTCATGATCACCCTGGGCGTCTACCTGGCCGGCGGCGCGCTCACCGCGTGCACCGCGGGCCACTCCCACGGCTGGGTGCTGTGGCTGGACGCCACCCGCTTCATCGCGGGCATGGGCATCGGCGGCGAGTACGCGGCCATCAACTCGGCCATCGACGAGCTGATCCCGGCCCGCTACCGGGGCCGGGTGGACATCGCCATCAACGGCACCTACTGGGGCGGCGCGCTGCTGGCCACCGTGTTCACCCTGGCCGTGGTGAACAACCTGCCCGCGAGCTACGCCTGGCGGGTGGCCTTCCTGCTCGGCCCGGTACTGGGCTTCGTGATCATCTTCGTCCGGAAGAACCTGCCGGAGAGCCCGCGCTGGCTGATCATGCACGGCCGGGTGGACGAGGCCGAGGCGGCGGTGGCGCAGATCGAGCGCAGCGTGGACGACAGCGGCGGCACGCTCGATCCGGTGGACGAGTCCAAGGCCGTCAAGGTGGTCGCGGCGGACAACATCGGCTTCGTCACGCTGGCCCGGACCCTGTTCTCGCGCTATCCCGGGCGCTCGGTGCTGAGCGCCTCACTGATGATCACGCAGTCGTTCCTGTACAACGCCATCTTCTTCACCTACACCCTGGTGCTCACCAGGATCTACGGCGTGCCCAGCGGCGACACCGCCTACTACTTCATCTTCTTCGCCCTGGGGAACCTGATCGGCCCGCTGACCATCGGCCGGCTGTTCGACACCGTCGGCCGCCGGAAGATGATCTCCGGCACCTACTTCCTCTCCGGCTTCCTGCTGGCCGTCAGCGCCTTCCTGTTCAAGGCCGGGCTGCTGAACGCGGTCACCCAGACGGCCGCCTGGTGCGTCATCTTCTTCTTCGCCTCGGCCGGGGCCAGCGCCGCCTACCTGACGGTCAGCGAGGTCTTCCCGGTGGAGGTGCGGGCCAAGGCCATCGCCGTGTTCTTCGTCATCGCCCAGTCCTTCGGGGCCTTCGGTCCCTGGCTCTACGGCCAGCTGATCGGCACCGGGCAGGACCACTTCAAGCTGTTCCTGGGCTACCTGATCGGCGCCGGAGTGATGATCATCGGGGCGGTGGTCGAGGTGTTCCTCGGGGTGGACGCCGAGGGCCGCTCGCTGGAGGAGATCTCCGGGCCGTCGTCCGCCGAGGCGGCGCCCGCGGCGAGCCCCGGCTGA
- a CDS encoding YihY/virulence factor BrkB family protein → MNPLSKSLHRLDRLQQAHRGPAFVVAVVRKLGDDRTGQLSALITYYGFTAVFPLLLLLTTTLGFVLRGNTAAQRAVLDSALADFPIIGNQLTANVHSLHGTGAAVVAGGLGLLYGSLGVTQALQFAMAQVWNIPEVDRPGYLDRLGRGLLLLVALAAGLLLSAATAGLAGFVARGPLAYAAGLLGSAAVNTGLYLVSFRILTPEEIPLRQLLPGCLLAGPAWTALQTGGGYLIAHELRHSTQVYGFFGTVLGLLSWLYLGAQITMCAAEINVVRTRRLWPRTLLQPPLTQADRRVLDALVHQEERRPEQRVESFFVVDAVEAPQAVPAAPPERAEPPAAAAAAGAEPEAGLEGHG, encoded by the coding sequence ATGAACCCGCTGTCGAAGTCCCTGCACAGGCTCGACCGCCTGCAGCAGGCCCACCGGGGGCCCGCCTTCGTCGTCGCCGTGGTCCGCAAGCTGGGCGACGACCGCACCGGCCAGCTGTCCGCGCTGATCACCTACTACGGCTTCACCGCGGTCTTCCCGCTGCTCCTGCTGCTCACCACCACGCTCGGCTTCGTGCTGCGCGGCAACACCGCCGCCCAGCGCGCGGTGCTGGACTCCGCCCTGGCCGACTTCCCGATCATCGGCAACCAGCTCACCGCCAACGTCCACTCGCTGCACGGCACCGGCGCGGCGGTGGTCGCGGGCGGGCTCGGCCTGCTCTACGGCTCGCTCGGGGTCACCCAGGCGCTGCAGTTCGCCATGGCCCAGGTGTGGAACATCCCCGAGGTGGACCGGCCCGGCTACCTGGACCGGCTGGGGCGCGGCCTGCTGCTGCTGGTCGCGCTGGCGGCGGGCCTGCTGCTCAGCGCGGCCACCGCCGGGCTGGCCGGCTTCGTGGCCCGCGGGCCGCTGGCCTACGCGGCCGGGCTGCTCGGGTCGGCGGCCGTCAACACCGGGCTCTACCTGGTCAGCTTCCGCATCCTGACTCCGGAGGAGATCCCGCTGCGGCAGCTGCTGCCGGGCTGCCTGCTGGCGGGCCCGGCCTGGACCGCGCTGCAGACCGGCGGCGGCTATCTGATCGCCCATGAGCTGCGGCACTCGACCCAGGTCTACGGCTTCTTCGGGACCGTCCTCGGCCTGCTGTCCTGGCTCTACCTGGGGGCGCAGATCACCATGTGCGCGGCCGAGATCAACGTGGTGCGCACCCGGCGGCTGTGGCCGCGGACGCTGCTGCAGCCGCCGCTGACCCAGGCCGACCGCCGGGTCCTGGACGCGCTGGTGCACCAGGAGGAGCGCCGCCCCGAGCAGCGGGTGGAGAGCTTCTTCGTGGTCGACGCCGTCGAAGCGCCGCAGGCGGTGCCGGCCGCGCCGCCCGAGCGGGCCGAGCCGCCCGCTGCCGCCGCCGCGGCGGGCGCGGAGCCGGAGGCGGGCCTCGAGGGTCACGGCTGA
- a CDS encoding SpoIIE family protein phosphatase: MPARPGEPTDTAAAPPASEDGLDRLAATVARLRRQVDEAQAAAGGRALIDMARGVLVERLHCGPHAAGRQLDALADSAGVSLLELAADIVNQTAQDELSEIADTLPAAPGSRAPAPEATRLRTAESGVLAAQDTQAVAESLLQYALAPLDATAVAVWAAAPDGSLRLAGSAGFPEAEAGRWHYVPPSVATFARRALNDRRTLWARTLAETRLPSIGGRATQEAGRVAVPAGTGGRLLGVLEISWPGPLTPQSPQIERQVEALAELCAHTLDGHQPTAAAPLSPLAELVEGLWDPAMVLRPVLDADGTLSDFRIHHLNSHVADLAGRQRSSLSGSSLLEAYPMTVQSGGVFEKLEHVYATGEPFRARRMATTTLVDQVPLTTYARVSITRHGDEVLLTWRADDEATRLADLLQHAQRLGRIGGFEENLRSGEIIWNSQLFDLCGLLPTDPPIPVTQLPQHTHPDDAATIGRFLRTLLHHRRPASTAFRMQRPDGSARYIRVVAEPVLGEDDELTAVRGAYQDVSSQHWTEVALAATRDQLAHSERQAAEQNRLTLQLQHAIMPPTTGPIHTLGLHVAVRYRPAEKDHMVGGDWYDIVTLPSKQVMLSVGDIAGHGIEAATSMVVLRNALRGLAATGAGPGPLLGWLNTVAHFLTDNVTATAVVALYDPATRVLRWARAGHLPPVLVRQGQAQALPMVKGILLGAVGEARYQEGEVQLEPDDTLLIYTDGLIEQRDRSVQSSLDLLVAAAQRSASTLDDRLDYLLTHSSADTDDDTCVIGVQLAPDPLP, translated from the coding sequence ATGCCCGCCCGCCCCGGTGAGCCGACCGACACCGCCGCCGCCCCGCCCGCGTCCGAGGACGGGCTCGACCGCCTGGCGGCCACCGTCGCCCGGCTGCGGCGGCAGGTGGACGAGGCGCAGGCCGCGGCGGGCGGCCGGGCGCTGATCGACATGGCCCGGGGCGTGCTGGTGGAACGGCTGCACTGCGGGCCGCACGCGGCCGGGCGGCAGCTGGACGCCCTGGCCGACAGCGCCGGGGTCTCGCTGCTGGAACTGGCCGCCGACATCGTCAACCAGACCGCCCAGGACGAGCTCAGCGAGATCGCCGACACCCTGCCGGCCGCCCCCGGCAGCCGCGCCCCGGCCCCCGAGGCCACCCGGCTGCGCACCGCGGAGAGCGGTGTCCTGGCCGCGCAGGACACCCAGGCGGTCGCCGAGTCACTGCTGCAGTACGCCCTGGCCCCGCTGGACGCCACCGCCGTGGCGGTCTGGGCCGCCGCCCCCGACGGATCGCTGCGGCTGGCCGGCAGCGCCGGCTTCCCCGAGGCCGAGGCGGGCCGCTGGCACTACGTTCCGCCGAGCGTGGCCACCTTCGCCCGGCGCGCCCTGAACGACCGCCGGACCCTGTGGGCCCGCACCCTGGCCGAGACCCGGCTGCCGTCCATCGGCGGCAGGGCCACCCAGGAGGCTGGCCGGGTCGCCGTCCCGGCCGGCACCGGCGGGCGGCTGCTGGGCGTGCTGGAGATCAGCTGGCCCGGCCCGCTGACCCCGCAGAGCCCGCAGATCGAGCGGCAGGTCGAGGCCCTGGCCGAGCTGTGCGCGCACACCCTGGACGGCCACCAGCCGACCGCCGCCGCGCCGCTGTCGCCGCTGGCGGAGCTGGTGGAGGGGCTGTGGGATCCGGCCATGGTGCTGCGGCCGGTGCTGGACGCCGACGGCACCCTGAGCGACTTCCGCATCCACCACCTCAACAGCCACGTCGCCGACCTGGCCGGGCGCCAGCGGTCCAGCCTCAGCGGCTCCTCGCTGCTGGAGGCGTACCCGATGACCGTGCAGAGCGGCGGGGTCTTCGAGAAGCTCGAGCACGTCTACGCGACCGGCGAGCCGTTCCGGGCCCGGCGGATGGCCACCACCACCCTGGTCGACCAGGTCCCGCTGACCACCTACGCCCGGGTCAGCATCACCCGGCACGGCGACGAGGTGCTGCTCACCTGGCGCGCCGACGACGAGGCCACCCGCCTGGCCGACCTGCTGCAGCACGCCCAGCGGCTGGGCCGCATCGGCGGCTTCGAGGAGAACCTGCGCAGCGGGGAGATCATCTGGAACAGCCAGCTGTTCGACCTGTGCGGGCTGCTCCCCACCGATCCGCCGATCCCGGTCACCCAGCTCCCGCAGCACACCCACCCGGACGACGCCGCCACCATCGGCCGCTTCCTGCGGACCCTGCTGCACCACCGGCGGCCCGCCTCCACCGCGTTCCGGATGCAGCGCCCGGACGGCTCCGCCCGCTACATCCGGGTGGTCGCCGAGCCCGTCCTCGGCGAGGACGACGAGCTGACCGCCGTACGCGGCGCCTACCAGGACGTCTCCTCCCAGCACTGGACCGAGGTCGCCCTGGCCGCCACCCGCGACCAGCTCGCCCACAGCGAGCGGCAGGCCGCCGAGCAGAACCGGCTCACCCTCCAGCTCCAGCACGCCATCATGCCGCCCACCACCGGGCCGATCCACACCCTCGGCCTGCACGTCGCGGTCCGCTACCGGCCGGCCGAGAAGGACCACATGGTCGGCGGGGACTGGTACGACATCGTCACGTTGCCGTCCAAACAGGTGATGCTCTCGGTCGGGGACATCGCCGGGCACGGCATCGAGGCCGCCACCTCCATGGTGGTGCTGCGCAACGCCCTGCGCGGGCTCGCCGCCACCGGCGCCGGGCCCGGGCCGCTGCTGGGCTGGCTGAACACCGTCGCCCACTTCCTCACCGACAACGTCACCGCCACCGCCGTGGTCGCCCTGTACGACCCCGCCACCCGTGTCCTGCGCTGGGCCAGGGCCGGCCACCTGCCCCCGGTGCTGGTGCGCCAGGGCCAGGCGCAGGCCCTGCCCATGGTCAAGGGCATCCTGCTGGGCGCCGTCGGCGAGGCCCGGTACCAGGAGGGCGAGGTGCAGCTGGAGCCGGATGACACCCTGCTCATCTACACCGACGGCCTGATCGAGCAGCGGGACCGCTCTGTGCAGAGCTCCCTGGACCTGCTGGTGGCGGCCGCGCAGCGGAGCGCCAGCACCCTGGACGACCGGCTGGACTACCTGCTCACCCACAGCAGCGCCGACACCGACGACGACACCTGCGTCATCGGCGTCCAGCTGGCGCCGGACCCGCTGCCCTGA
- a CDS encoding HAMP domain-containing protein, whose translation MGDRNAGGARGAVRSATPGAGAGVGEPELRQLLAGLTAVRDGDFGTRLPGDGEGLLGEIATVFNGMVDQLSLFTSEVTRVAREVGSEGRLGGQAEVPGVSGTWADLTDSVNAMAGNLTTQVRDIAQVATAVAKGDLSQKIDVDARGEILELKNTVNTMVDQLSSFGAEVTRVAREVGSEGRLGGQAEVPGVGGVWRDLTDSVNFMAGNLTDQVRNIAQVTTAVAKGDLSQKITVDARGEILELKNTINTMVDQLSSFADEVTRVAREVGTEGALGGQAQVPGVGGTWRDLTDSVNFMAGNLTAQVRSIAQVATAVARGDLSQKITVDARGEILELKTTINTMVDQLSSFAAEVTRVAREVGSEGRLGGQAEVEGVSGTWKDLTESVNVMGDNLTAQVRSIAQVTTAVAKGDLSQKIRVDARGEILELKETINTMVDQLSAFADEVTRVAREVGTEGNLGGQATVRGVSGTWKDLTDNVNVMASNLTGQVRSIAQVATAVARGDLSQKITVEAKGEVAALAGVINTMVDTLSAFADEVTRVAREVGTEGMLGGQARVPNVAGTWKDLTDNVNSMANNLTNQVRNIAQVTTAVARGDLTRKIDVDARGEILELKTTINTMVDQLSSFAAEVTRVAREVGSEGRLGGQAEVEGVSGTWKRLTENVNELAGNLTRQVRAIAEVTSAVAEGDLTRSITVDASGEVADLKDNINSMVGSLRETTRANHDQDWLKSNLARISGLMQGRRDLSLVAELVMDELAPLVSAQYGAFYLAEVDEAARTSELRLVGSYGHPAGPGDDRPVHFLPGQSLVGQAARSRRTIAVEDVPADYVTIGSGLGRTAPTSLILLPIVVEEQVLGVIELASVNRFTPVHRDFLEQLMETVGVNVNTIVANARTDELLGESQRLAQELQARSEELQTQQEELQRSNAELEEKAALLATQNRDIEAKNLEIEQARQELEARAQQLSLASTYKSEFLANMSHELRTPLNSLLILAQLLAQNPTRNLTPKQVEYAGVIHSAGSDLLQLINDILDLSKVEAGKMDVTPERVPLRQLLDYVEATFRPLTSQKSLDFRVTTAPGTAAELLTDESRLRQVLRNLLSNAVKFTESGTVELHIEPAAPERLPERVRNNGPALSFRVSDTGIGIAEQQLETIFGAFQQADGTTSRKYGGTGLGLSISREIAQLLGGSITAQSTPGEGSVFTLYLPLARPDFEAPAETGPAAQGDPDVPAPGPAAVVVPAQQRRLLVIEERPRGLLSLVAESAVADLGAGRDATGAQERVEVVSVVGAAEAAAALAAEPCHCVVLELDMPQGAAFDFLAAMDGDAALRGVPVLAHNSRRLESAHEQALQARAEAQPLELLPSLDELRERIALHLSVEQPGDVVPLVRPQTGSRPVLNEVDGTLAGRKVLVVDDDPRNVFALSGILELHGMRVLHAENGRAGMDALSRHPDVELILMDVMMPEMDGYAATTAIRALPEHAELPIIAVTAKAMHGDREKSLASGASDYVTKPVDANTLIACMQRWLQV comes from the coding sequence ATGGGCGACAGGAATGCCGGGGGCGCGCGCGGAGCCGTACGGAGCGCGACCCCGGGCGCCGGGGCCGGCGTGGGCGAGCCGGAACTGCGCCAGCTGCTGGCCGGGCTGACCGCCGTGCGCGACGGCGACTTCGGCACCCGGCTGCCGGGCGACGGCGAGGGGTTGCTGGGCGAGATCGCCACGGTCTTCAACGGCATGGTGGACCAGCTGTCGCTGTTCACCTCCGAGGTCACCCGGGTGGCGCGCGAGGTCGGCAGCGAGGGCCGGCTCGGCGGCCAGGCCGAGGTGCCCGGCGTCTCCGGCACCTGGGCCGACCTGACCGACTCGGTCAACGCCATGGCCGGAAACCTCACCACCCAGGTCCGCGACATCGCCCAGGTGGCCACCGCGGTGGCCAAGGGCGACCTGTCGCAGAAGATCGACGTGGACGCCCGGGGCGAGATCCTGGAGCTGAAGAACACCGTCAACACCATGGTCGACCAGCTGTCCTCGTTCGGGGCGGAGGTGACCCGGGTGGCGCGCGAGGTCGGCAGCGAGGGCCGACTCGGCGGCCAGGCCGAGGTGCCCGGTGTCGGCGGTGTGTGGCGTGACCTGACCGACTCGGTCAACTTCATGGCCGGAAACCTCACCGACCAGGTCCGCAACATCGCCCAGGTGACCACGGCGGTGGCCAAGGGCGACCTGTCGCAGAAGATCACCGTGGACGCCCGGGGCGAGATCCTCGAGCTCAAGAACACCATCAACACCATGGTCGACCAGCTGTCCTCGTTCGCCGACGAGGTCACCCGGGTCGCCCGCGAGGTCGGCACCGAGGGGGCGCTGGGCGGTCAGGCCCAGGTGCCCGGCGTCGGCGGCACCTGGCGTGACCTGACCGACTCGGTCAACTTCATGGCCGGAAACCTCACCGCTCAGGTGCGCTCCATCGCCCAGGTGGCCACGGCAGTGGCCAGGGGCGACCTGTCGCAGAAGATCACCGTGGACGCCCGGGGCGAGATCCTGGAGCTGAAGACCACCATCAACACCATGGTGGACCAGCTGTCCTCCTTCGCCGCCGAGGTCACCCGGGTGGCCCGCGAGGTGGGCAGCGAGGGGCGGCTGGGCGGTCAGGCCGAGGTCGAGGGGGTCTCCGGCACCTGGAAGGACCTCACCGAGTCGGTCAACGTCATGGGCGACAACCTGACCGCCCAGGTGCGCTCCATCGCCCAGGTGACCACGGCGGTGGCCAAGGGCGACCTGTCGCAGAAGATCCGGGTGGACGCGCGTGGCGAGATCCTGGAGCTGAAGGAGACCATCAACACCATGGTCGACCAGCTGTCCGCGTTCGCGGACGAGGTCACCCGGGTGGCGCGCGAGGTCGGCACCGAGGGCAACCTCGGCGGCCAGGCCACCGTGCGCGGGGTGTCCGGGACCTGGAAGGACCTGACCGACAACGTCAACGTGATGGCGTCCAACCTGACCGGCCAGGTGCGCTCCATCGCCCAGGTCGCCACCGCCGTCGCCCGCGGCGACCTGTCGCAGAAGATCACCGTCGAGGCCAAGGGCGAGGTCGCCGCGCTGGCCGGGGTGATCAACACCATGGTCGACACCCTGTCGGCCTTCGCCGACGAGGTCACCCGGGTGGCGCGCGAGGTCGGCACCGAGGGCATGCTCGGCGGCCAGGCCCGGGTGCCCAACGTGGCCGGGACCTGGAAGGACCTCACCGACAACGTCAACTCCATGGCCAACAACCTGACCAACCAGGTCCGGAACATCGCCCAGGTCACCACCGCCGTCGCCCGCGGCGACCTGACCCGCAAGATCGACGTGGACGCCCGGGGCGAGATCCTGGAGCTGAAGACCACCATCAACACCATGGTGGACCAGCTGTCCTCCTTCGCCGCCGAGGTCACCCGCGTGGCCCGCGAGGTCGGCAGCGAGGGGCGCCTGGGTGGGCAGGCCGAGGTCGAGGGCGTCTCCGGCACCTGGAAGCGGCTGACCGAGAACGTCAACGAGCTGGCCGGGAACCTCACCCGGCAGGTCCGCGCCATCGCCGAGGTCACCAGCGCCGTCGCCGAGGGCGACCTGACCCGCTCGATCACCGTCGACGCCTCCGGCGAGGTCGCCGACCTCAAGGACAACATCAACTCCATGGTGGGCTCGCTGCGCGAGACCACCCGGGCCAACCACGACCAGGACTGGCTCAAGTCCAACCTGGCCCGGATCTCCGGCCTGATGCAGGGGCGGCGTGACCTCTCGCTGGTCGCCGAACTCGTCATGGACGAGCTGGCCCCGCTGGTCTCCGCCCAGTACGGCGCCTTCTACCTGGCCGAGGTGGACGAGGCCGCCCGGACCAGCGAACTGCGCCTGGTCGGCTCCTACGGCCACCCGGCCGGCCCCGGCGACGACCGCCCGGTCCACTTCCTGCCCGGCCAATCGCTGGTCGGCCAGGCCGCCCGCAGCCGCCGCACCATCGCCGTCGAGGACGTCCCGGCGGACTACGTCACCATCGGCTCCGGGCTCGGTCGCACCGCGCCCACCAGCCTGATCCTGCTGCCGATCGTGGTCGAGGAGCAGGTCCTCGGCGTGATCGAACTGGCCTCGGTCAACCGGTTCACCCCGGTCCACCGGGACTTCCTGGAACAGCTGATGGAGACCGTCGGCGTCAACGTCAACACCATCGTCGCCAACGCCCGCACCGACGAACTGCTCGGCGAGTCCCAGCGGCTCGCCCAGGAACTCCAGGCCCGCTCCGAGGAACTCCAGACCCAGCAGGAGGAGTTGCAGCGCTCCAACGCCGAACTCGAGGAGAAGGCAGCCCTGCTGGCCACGCAGAACCGCGACATCGAGGCCAAGAACCTGGAGATCGAGCAGGCCCGGCAGGAACTCGAGGCCCGCGCCCAGCAGTTGTCGCTGGCGTCCACCTACAAGTCGGAGTTCCTGGCCAACATGAGCCACGAGCTGCGCACCCCGCTGAACAGCCTGCTCATCCTGGCCCAGCTGCTGGCGCAGAACCCGACCCGCAACCTGACGCCCAAGCAGGTGGAGTACGCCGGGGTGATCCACTCGGCCGGATCGGACCTGCTGCAGCTGATCAACGACATCCTGGACCTGTCCAAGGTCGAGGCCGGGAAGATGGACGTCACCCCCGAACGCGTCCCGCTGCGCCAGCTGCTGGACTACGTCGAGGCCACCTTCCGCCCGCTGACCAGCCAGAAGAGTCTGGACTTCCGGGTCACCACCGCGCCCGGGACGGCCGCTGAACTGCTCACCGACGAGTCCCGGCTGCGCCAGGTGCTGCGCAACCTGCTCTCCAACGCGGTGAAGTTCACCGAGAGCGGGACGGTCGAGTTGCACATCGAGCCGGCTGCCCCGGAACGGCTCCCGGAGCGGGTGCGGAACAACGGCCCGGCGCTGTCCTTCCGGGTCAGCGACACCGGCATCGGCATCGCCGAACAGCAGCTGGAGACCATCTTCGGCGCCTTCCAGCAGGCCGACGGCACCACCAGCCGCAAGTACGGCGGCACCGGCCTCGGGCTGTCCATCAGCCGGGAGATCGCCCAGCTGCTCGGCGGCTCCATCACCGCCCAGAGCACCCCCGGCGAGGGCAGCGTCTTCACCCTCTACCTCCCGCTGGCCAGGCCGGACTTCGAGGCGCCGGCGGAGACCGGCCCGGCCGCCCAGGGCGACCCGGACGTGCCCGCCCCCGGCCCGGCCGCCGTCGTCGTCCCGGCCCAGCAGCGGCGGCTGCTGGTCATCGAGGAGCGCCCGCGCGGGCTGCTCTCCCTGGTCGCCGAGAGCGCCGTGGCCGATCTGGGCGCCGGACGCGACGCCACCGGCGCGCAGGAGCGGGTCGAGGTGGTCTCGGTGGTGGGCGCGGCCGAGGCCGCCGCCGCGCTGGCCGCCGAGCCCTGCCACTGCGTGGTCCTGGAACTCGACATGCCGCAGGGCGCGGCCTTCGACTTCCTGGCCGCCATGGACGGCGACGCCGCCCTGCGCGGCGTACCGGTCCTGGCCCACAACAGCCGTCGGCTGGAGTCCGCGCACGAGCAGGCGCTGCAGGCCCGGGCCGAGGCCCAGCCGCTGGAGCTGCTGCCCAGCCTGGACGAGCTGCGCGAGCGCATCGCGCTGCACCTGAGCGTGGAGCAGCCCGGCGACGTCGTCCCGCTGGTCCGCCCGCAGACCGGCAGCAGGCCGGTGCTGAACGAGGTCGACGGCACCCTGGCCGGACGCAAGGTGCTGGTCGTGGACGACGACCCGCGCAACGTCTTCGCCCTCAGCGGCATCCTGGAACTGCACGGCATGCGGGTCCTGCACGCCGAGAACGGGCGCGCGGGCATGGACGCGCTCTCCCGCCACCCCGACGTCGAACTGATACTGATGGACGTGATGATGCCGGAGATGGACGGCTACGCCGCCACCACCGCCATCCGCGCGCTGCCGGAGCACGCGGAGCTGCCGATCATCGCCGTCACCGCCAAGGCCATGCACGGTGACCGGGAGAAGAGCCTGGCCTCCGGCGCCAGCGACTACGTGACCAAACCGGTGGACGCCAACACCCTGATCGCCTGCATGCAGCGGTGGCTCCAGGTCTAG
- a CDS encoding aldose 1-epimerase family protein yields the protein MPTPPSGQQYEIGFGDQRATVVEVGGGIRCYRAGDRDVLHPYPLDALCDGAHGTPLIPWPNRLGDGRYRFDGVDHQVPLDEPEKQNAIHGFLRWRSWQPVQADQSRITMATVLHPMPGYPFTLDVRVEYRLDEDGLTVTTTARNEGDRPAPYGSGQHPYLSPGSGTVDACTLTLAAATRITTDPERQLPTGTEAVAGTPFDFRHGRPLRGLEIDYAFTDLERDPDGRAWVRLTGADGRTAELWVDEGYPLVEIYTADTLAPERRRHGLGTEPMTCPPDAFRSGEGVVRLEPGGSTVTRWGARLAP from the coding sequence GTGCCCACACCCCCTTCCGGACAGCAGTACGAGATCGGCTTCGGCGACCAGCGGGCCACGGTGGTCGAGGTCGGCGGGGGCATCCGCTGCTACCGGGCCGGCGACCGCGACGTCCTGCACCCGTACCCGCTGGACGCCCTGTGCGACGGCGCGCACGGCACGCCGCTCATCCCCTGGCCCAACCGGCTCGGCGACGGCCGCTACCGCTTCGACGGCGTCGACCACCAGGTGCCGCTGGACGAGCCGGAGAAGCAGAACGCCATCCACGGCTTCCTGCGCTGGCGCTCGTGGCAGCCGGTCCAGGCGGACCAGAGCCGGATCACCATGGCCACCGTGCTGCACCCGATGCCGGGCTATCCGTTCACGCTGGACGTGCGGGTGGAGTACCGGCTGGACGAGGACGGCCTGACCGTGACCACCACCGCCCGCAACGAGGGCGACCGGCCCGCGCCGTACGGCAGCGGCCAGCACCCGTACCTCTCGCCGGGCAGCGGCACCGTCGACGCCTGCACGCTCACCCTGGCCGCCGCCACCCGGATCACCACCGACCCCGAACGCCAGCTGCCCACCGGCACGGAGGCGGTCGCGGGCACCCCCTTCGACTTCCGCCACGGACGCCCGCTGCGGGGCCTGGAGATCGACTACGCCTTCACCGACCTGGAGCGCGACCCGGACGGCCGGGCCTGGGTCCGGCTCACCGGGGCCGACGGCCGGACGGCGGAGCTGTGGGTGGACGAGGGCTACCCGCTGGTCGAGATCTACACCGCCGACACCCTGGCCCCGGAGCGCCGCCGGCACGGCCTGGGCACCGAGCCGATGACCTGCCCGCCGGACGCCTTCCGCAGCGGCGAGGGCGTCGTCCGGCTGGAGCCGGGCGGCTCCACCGTCACCCGTTGGGGCGCCCGGCTGGCCCCCTGA
- a CDS encoding SsgA family sporulation/cell division regulator, with product MLPTIIRPVDFTLLGPSSSIDFTAWLSYAPNNPFCVRARFPGMLTADGADAVWEFSRDLLTEGLTRTSGEGDVQVSPVGRDRTAIRLRTAQARAELVGATEPLRTFLQASYALVPFGRERLDLDWDRLLAAGSAADPQEPQ from the coding sequence ATGCTTCCGACGATCATCCGTCCCGTGGACTTCACCCTGCTCGGCCCGAGCAGCTCGATCGACTTCACCGCCTGGCTCAGCTACGCCCCGAACAACCCGTTCTGTGTCCGGGCCCGCTTCCCCGGCATGCTCACCGCGGACGGCGCCGACGCCGTCTGGGAGTTCAGCCGGGACCTGCTGACGGAGGGTCTGACCCGTACCAGCGGCGAGGGGGACGTCCAGGTGAGCCCGGTCGGCAGGGACCGCACCGCCATCCGGCTGCGGACCGCGCAGGCCCGCGCCGAGCTGGTCGGCGCCACCGAGCCGCTGCGGACCTTCCTTCAGGCCAGCTACGCGCTGGTGCCGTTCGGCCGGGAGCGGCTCGACCTGGACTGGGACCGGCTGCTGGCGGCCGGGAGCGCCGCCGACCCGCAGGAGCCGCAGTGA